From Pan paniscus chromosome 9, NHGRI_mPanPan1-v2.0_pri, whole genome shotgun sequence, the proteins below share one genomic window:
- the LOC100969724 gene encoding high mobility group protein B1-like, with protein sequence MAKVDKSRYKREMKTYIPPKGETKKKFKDPNAPKRPPSAFFLYFSEYGPKIKGERPGLSIGDAAKKLGEMWNNTAADDKQPYEKRSAKLKEKYEKDIAAYRAKGKHDAANNGVVKAAKSKKKKEEEENEEDEEDEEEKDEEDEDEDDDEDEEDGDDEQVGSSAVFFCL encoded by the coding sequence ATGGCAAAGGTGGACAAGTCCCGTtataagagagaaatgaaaacctatatcCCTCCCAAAGGGGAGACAAAAAAGAAGTTCAAGGATCCCAATGCGCCCAAGAGGCCTCCTTCGGCCTTCTTCCTGTACTTCTCTGAGTATGGCCCAAAAATCAAAGGAGAACGTCCTGGCCTGTCCATTGGTGATGCTGCGAAGAAGCTGGGAGAGATGTGGAATAACACTGCTGCAGATGACAAGCAGCCTTATGAAAAGAGGTCGGCgaagctgaaagaaaaatacGAAAAGGATATTGCTGCATATCGAGCTAAAGGAAAGCATGATGCAGCAAACAATGGAGTTGTCAAGGCtgcaaaaagcaagaaaaagaaggaagaggaggaaaatgaggaagatgaagaggatgaggaggagaaagatgaagaagatgaagatgaagacgatgatgaagatgaagaagatgGTGATGATGAACAAGTTGGTTCTAGTGCagtttttttttgtctataa